In Lolium rigidum isolate FL_2022 chromosome 7, APGP_CSIRO_Lrig_0.1, whole genome shotgun sequence, the DNA window ATTTATTTTAGTCAATTTTGTTTTGTTCTTCATAGAAAAGCACCGTATGAAGATAAAGTGAACGAACGGTAATTACCACCAAACCAGTACCAATTATGCCAAGTTAAGAAGGTAACTGGAAAATATCTACAGCACTCCACTTTCGGTGCAACTGACGCCTCAAGTTTCCTTATCTGTAAGATTCAAGCAAATTCAAGTTTTAGATCATATCATAAACACAATGTAATCCGTGAACCAATAATCCAATATATAGACGATGTAACTAGCAAGGAAAATTACAGTATATGATTACCAAATACTGAACCGCAGAAAGTAGTACATCACGGGAACGGACCTTTTAAGGAGAAACTTTGGGTTGCAAGGGAATAAATCCTTCTGATGAAGATCTTCCAATGTTCTCTTTAACAAAAGGAGACATACATTAGcacttaggaaaagttgtttttcGCTATGACTAACCTTGTCGCGTGCGAAACCTAACTTACTGTCCTGAATTGAGCTACCGGTGAAACTATTTATATTTTTCAAGGTTATTTGCCCCTTACAAGTGAGTTCTGTATTTGTATTTGCGTCTTGTAAACTGAATGATCAATAAAAGCATTCCAGCACTGGGACACCAGTCTAAGCACCTGACAGAGAGATATACATCACACTAAGAATTACTCAAACATGGTGGAGCATATGATAACACTAATAAAACAAGGCATTAAGAAGATAAAGCCTTTAGCCTGGATTACAATTAACACTGGACGAACGGGAGCAAAGAGTAGAGGAACCGTCTGTGAAAAAAAAAGCATTGGCGGCTCTCAGATATAATGAGTATGATATCTCACTGGTGCTCCAACATAGAAAGCAGCTCTCTAGCATATAGATCCAAATGCTCTACTGTTAAGAAACAAACTATGTATGAAGAGACACAGAAATGCATGTGTGAAAATGAAACCAAAATTATCTAGTATCCACAGGACATAAAGAAAATTGAGCAACTCAAACGAAACCTTGTTTTTCCATTGAACTATGAACAAGGTTAATGAGCTGTCAGGCATTTTGAGCAGAAGCATACCTCCTCCATATTTAACTACAGAAAGGAAAGAACACCACTTGTTAGAGCATTTTTTTTTCACAGAACCACAACAACGGTTTGTTTTTGTGCAAAACACCACATTTTGATGTAATCAGTTGCACAGGATACATAACTCGTCAGTCAGCAATGCCCTGCGAGCTGAGCTGCAGCGTGGGCAGGAACGCCATGGCCTCAACGTCGATCGCGAGAGTCCCCTCctcatcgtcgtcttcatcaCCACCAATGGTGAAGCACTTGGTGGAGAACTTGACGCTGCCATTAGCACGCAGATAGATCAGTTACAGCAAGAACAACAATGGcctagaaagaaagaaagagaggagatGGTGTCAGATATACAGTACATGTGCCTTCCGCCGCTGGTCTTGATGTTGAGCGCCTTCACCTCCGCGACCGCCTCGTCGCCGACGTGCACCGGCGCCGCGAACCTGAGCGACTGGCTGGCGTACACGGCTCCAGGCTGCATCATCGCAGAACCATCGATCAAATCAGACTGGATGATGCTCGGCGGAATGCCAGAGAAGGAGCTAAAGGGGGTGCGATGCGTACGAAGCGGGAGGCGATGAGGGCGGGGAAGAGGGAGGCGGCGAGAATTCCGTGGACCACGCGGCCGCGAGAGAACCCGCCAGCCCCACGGGCGACAGCATCGTCCAGGTGCACCGGGTTCCGGTCGCCGCTCAACGCCGCGTACGCCGCCACGTCGCCCTCCGTGAACCGCCGCCGGTCCGAGCGCAGCGCGTCGCCCACCTTCAGCGACGCCGCCGCGGACCCTAAGGCCGAGGTCGACACCGCGCGGACGAGCGGGACGGCGAGACGCATCCCGGCGAGCGGGGTAAGGCCCTCCAACAGCGTTGAAAAACTTCGATGCCCAAACGATATCAGGCTCCGAAACACGGTGCCCACACGCTGCCAGACCGATGCCCAAACCAAAATtgacatctccagtcgcgtccgccACGAGATTTGGaaattaaacaaaaaaaaaacggtcCCAGCCTCGCCCCCAAAAATtcattttttatccggcgcggcgCGACCTGATAGAGTGTCCACCCCGAGAtcatccccgccccacaggggacgcttcggggaagccggacacaccgaaaagcgtgacgggctcccacatgtcggtgaCTATTTCCATAAACCATTGGTTCACACTTTTTTTCTCGTTGTTCCtttcctcccgcgcctcccacccctccgccgccgctggatttgccggccgtttcgacgactgatctcttctgagaatcggcaccatcgtcgcggctggcactctcgccggttgtttcgccgccgccgcttcgccagcgcgtcctagaacgcggcgtcaaatccgccccacctccgcgcacacaaggttcTCACGACTTGTCAGGTAGGCGCGATTTGCCGCTGTTTGTTCCCTTATCTGTcgattaaccattgattttgcttccgacatggatagcgacgacgagatgcttgCCCTACTGCTGGAGGACTAGCAAACCTTTGACGATGATCTCCGGGAGCATTtgttgatcatcgcgtccctccaggacatgcttgacgtcgaggtggtgtcgttgcctattcgacggtacctcggaggagggatcctcacgagggggagaagaagtgggggccatagggcggagtgcgctcgggacggtggtacgcgatttacccagcttcggaacaccagcacgaggacagggcctactgctgcttgtctggaattatctgggcgctttcgagttgttacaatgagttgtggttgtgcctctagggctcccgggatccggcttataaaggcgcacggatctagggtttacacggagagtcctagccggaatacaagtcgcctaactacggtacaatatcttgccgtgtacgtcaaggatccgccttcctctaagaacgtgttggatccggatacttcatgggccttcacggatccggcctcctttgtaggtcggttgggatccggcttcctgttcctggactggacttcatccttcaggatctacagcaactgggccgcccgatgggccacatgccacatcaccatctgtgggccacccgggcttgccggatctaggccatgccgttgatatacccataaagtatacccacaacagtag includes these proteins:
- the LOC124674721 gene encoding (R)-specific enoyl-CoA hydratase-like; this encodes MRLAVPLVRAVSTSALGSAAASLKVGDALRSDRRRFTEGDVAAYAALSGDRNPVHLDDAVARGAGGFSRGRVVHGILAASLFPALIASRFPGAVYASQSLRFAAPVHVGDEAVAEVKALNIKTSGGRHIVKFSTKCFTIGGDEDDDEEGTLAIDVEAMAFLPTLQLSSQGIAD